The following proteins are co-located in the Apium graveolens cultivar Ventura chromosome 5, ASM990537v1, whole genome shotgun sequence genome:
- the LOC141724289 gene encoding uncharacterized protein LOC141724289 — MVNWMQDEELCNKPLGRHSVFYYGIGHMLNDITSACWFTYLLVFLTDIGLSPGESAAVMLSGQVADAFATIFAGELIDRFGHFKIWHAAGSVLVAFSFSSVFGGCMPCKILGYNSLKLQTIGYSIFAAIFNIGWAATQVSHMSMVNCITSNCTSRVMLTSCRNAFTMVANLSLYGIALLVFGVSTSRTVINVENQYRWIAYSSIFFGCCFVAIFLIGTREPRSYRGDCKTYTRISWTYWFKKILYYQVALVYVVTRLVTNVSQAFLAFYVINDLRMAQSSKALVPAIIYICSFIVSILLQEIKWTSQHLKAIFNAGCVLWISCGSVVLFLPRSKNYYMYILSILIGMANALMMVAGISMQSVLVGEDLNGVAFVYGSLSFLDKMSCGIALYILQSYQQSADTFSNMQECSPFHACFSITRYGLGLVPAISAFVGIIVTCTMKLHPSALNPLAEPLLAQF; from the exons ATGGTGAATTGGATGCAAGATGAAGAACTATGCAACAAACCCCTTGGAAGGCATTCTGTTTTCTATTATGGTATTGGGCACATGCTCAATGACATAACATCGGCCTGTTGGTTTACTTACCTCTTGGTATTTCTGACAGACATTGGATTATCTCCGGG GGAATCTGCTGCTGTTATGCTTTCTGGTCAAGTAGCTGATGCATTTGCAACCATCTTTGCAGGAGAACTG ATTGACAGATTTGGACATTTCAAGATATGGCATGCTGCTGGGTCTGTTTTGGTTGCCTTTTCATTTTCATCAGTTTTTGGTGGTTGCATGCCTTGCAAGATCCTTGGCTACAACTCATTGAAGCTGCAGACCATAGGGTACAGCATATTTGCAGCAATCTTTAATATCGGTTGGGCGGCCACTCAAGTTTCACACAT GTCTATGGTGAACTGCATCACGAGTAATTGTACGAGTAGAGTAATGTTGACTAGCTGTCGCAATGCTTTTACCATG GTTGCTAACCTCAGCCTTTATGGCATTGCTCTGCTAGTCTTTGGTGTAAGTACATCAAGGACAGTTATCAATGTTGAAAATCAG TACCGCTGGATAGCATACTCTTCAATTTTCTTTGGATGCTGCTTTGTGGCCATATTTCTTATTGGAACTAGAGAGCCAAG ATCATATCGAGGAGATTGCAAGACTTACACCCGGATTTCCTGGACTTACTGGTTTAAGAAAATTCTGTACTACCAGGTTGCTCTTGTCTATGTTGTCACCAGATTAGTTACCAATGTTTCACAG GCTTTTCTGGCGTTTTATGTTATTAATGATCTTCGGATGGCTCAATCTTCTAAAGCTTTG GTTCCTGCAATCATCTACATTTGCAGCTTTATTGTATCAATCCTCCTACAG GAGATCAAATGGACCAGTCAACACTTGAAGGCCATTTTTAATGCTGGATGTGTTCTTTGGATATCTTGTGGTAGTGTCGTCCTTTTTTTACCAAGAAGCAAGAATTACTACATGTACATTCTGTCAATACTAATTGGCATGGCTAATGCACTAATGATG GTGGCTGGAATAAGCATGCAAAGTGTTCTAGTGGGTGAAGATCTCAATGGCGTGGCCTTTGTTTATGGATCATTGAGTTTTTTAGATAAAATGTCTTGTGGAATTGCGTTGTACATTCTTCAGTCATATCAGC AGTCAGCAGATACCTTTTCAAACATGCAGGAATGTAGTCCGTTTCATGCCTGTTTCTCCATCACAAGATATGGATTAGGCCTTGTTCCTGCAATTTCTGCTTTCGTTGGGATCATAGTTACTTGTACCATGAAACTCCATCCATCAGCATTAAACCCTTTAGCGGAACCTCTATTGGCACAGTTTTAG
- the LOC141724287 gene encoding protein neprosin-like — MKMKLLNCMVLFLLFVPYYSSAARTSLKNDLQVHNHLKSLNKPPIKSIKSPDGDMIDCIHLSHQPAFDHPLLRNHTIQLRPNYHPEGLFDDIKVKSLKSSKGSEPIKQLWHLNGECPEGTIPVRRTKKEDVLRASSIKNYGRKKKKNLNILRPNSAQPDLNTQNGHQHAIAYVDEDKYFGAKATMNVWEPKIQQPNEFSLSQIWVLGGSFDGDLNSIEAGWQVSPDLYGDNNTRLFTYWTSDAYEATGCYNLLCSGFIQINNQIAMGASIFPVSSYHGSQFDISILLWKDPNEGNWWMQFGNSNQVIGYWPAYLFSNLADGATLVEWGGEVVNSASDGQHTTTQMGSGHFPGEGFSKASYFRNLQVVDGSNQLRVPRDVKTFTEQSNCYNVQTGKNGQWGTYFYYGGPGRNRNCP; from the exons ATGAAGATGAAGTTGCTTAATTGCATGGTGCTCTTCTTGCTTTTTGTTCCATACTATTCTTCTGCTGCGAGGACGTCACTTAAGAATGATCTCCAAGTTCACAATCACTTGAAAAGTTTGAACAAGCCTCCCATTAAATCCATCAAG AGCCCAGATGGAGATATGATTGACTGTATTCATCTTTCTCATCAACCTGCTTTTGATCATCCCCTCCTCCGAAATCATACAATtcag TTGAGGCCAAATTATCATCCGGAAGGGCTATTTGATGATATAAAGGTGAAATCTTTGAAGTCCAGTAAAGGATCGGAACCAATTAAACAATTGTGGCATTTAAATGGAGAGTGTCCGGAAGGAACAATCCCGGTAAGAAGAACAAAGAAAGAAGATGTTCTTAGAGCTAGTTCAATCAAGAATTATGgtagaaagaagaagaaaaatctCAACATTCTCCGCCCAAATTCAGCTCAACCTGACCTCAACACGCAAAATGGACACCAG CATGCAATTGCTTATGTTGACGAGGACAAGTATTTCGGAGCAAAGGCAACTATGAATGTTTGGGAACCTAAAATACAACAGCCAAATGAATTTAGCCTTTCTCAGATTTGGGTTTTGGGCGGTTCGTTTGATGGAGATCTTAATAGCATTGAAGCTGGTTGGCAG GTCAGTCCAGATTTGTACGGGGACAATAACACCAGACTCTTCACTTATTGGACT AGTGATGCATATGAAGCCACAGGATGCTACAATTTGCTCTGCTCGGGTTTTATTCAAATCAACAATCAGATAGCTATGGGAGCTAGCATATTCCCAGTTTCCAGCTATCATGGTTCTCAATTTGATATCAGTATACTACTTTGGAAG GATCCTAATGAGGGAAATTGGTGGATGCAATTTGGAAATAGTAATCAAGTAATAGGTTACTGGCCAGCCTATCTATTCTCAAATTTAGCAGATGGCGCGACATTAGTCGAGTGGGGTGGTGAAGTTGTGAACTCGGCATCAGATGGGCAGCACACCACTACTCAAATGGGAAGTGGTCATTTTCCTGGGGAAGGATTCAGTAAGGCTAGTTACTTCAGAAATCTTCAAGTGGTTGATGGTTCTAATCAACTAAGGGTTCCGAGAGATGTCAAAACTTTTACTGAGCAGTCCAACTGCTATAATGTCCAAACCGGAAAGAATGGGCAATGGGGTACTTATTTTTACTATGGTGGACCTGGAAGAAACAGAAACTGTCCATGA
- the LOC141724290 gene encoding uncharacterized protein LOC141724290, translating to MSMQARMSMEAHGRCREVRRVHIIYFISRKGRIEQPHLLRVHHFCGTEVRLRDIKRWLAVVRGEDMPESFSWSYKRRYKTGYVWQDSLDEDLITPISDNEYVIKGSQFCCASSSTSTIDDHEESSNVEANKCNNQDSEATQMDNETKQLRDIHEAPITTPINDSTKDEEETKHLISRNEENCSMMKKKRNDVFFLNFLKKNKSKKFQLEIQSHEMADQSAASKLICSTKKKEKKNTRSLLRRVITCGMVDDRDSAMKAMREASDQ from the exons ATGTCCATGCAAGCTCGAATGTCCATGGAGGCTCACGGTCGTTGCCGTGAAGTAAGGAGAGTTCACATAATCTATTTTATCAGTAGGAAGGGTCGAATCGAACAGCCTCATCTTCTTCGTGTTCATCATTTCTGCGGCACTGAAGTTCGATTAAGAG ATATTAAGAGATGGTTAGCTGTGGTTCGAGGAGAGGACATGCCAGAATCATTTTCCTGGTCATACAAGAG GAGGTATAAAACAGGTTACGTGTGGCAAGATTCGCTAGATGAGGATCTCATTACTCCAATCTCTGACAATGAATATGTCATCAAAGGATCCCAATTTTGTTGTGCCTCCTCTTCAACTTCAACTATTGATGACCATGAAGAGTCATCTAATGTTGAAGCTAACAAGTGCAATAATCAAGATTCAGAAGCTACTCAAATGGATAACGAAACAAAACAGCTAAGAGACATCCATGAAGCTCCTATCACAACACCGATCAATGATTCAACTAAGGACGAAGAAGAAACGAAGCATTTgatttcaagaaatgaagaaaacTGTAGTATGATGAAGAAGAAACGAAATGAtgtatttttcttgaatttcttgAAAAAGAATAAATCGAAAAAGTTTCAGTTGGAAATACAGAGTCATGAAATGGCGGATCAATCAGCAGCATCGAAACTTATATGTTCTACcaagaagaaggagaagaagaataCAAGGAGTTTGTTACGAAGAGTGATCACATGTGGCATGGTGGATGATAGGGATTCTGCGATGAAAGCGATGCGTGAAGCTTCTGATCAGTAA